The Phenylobacterium koreense genome window below encodes:
- a CDS encoding phosphotransferase: MSAPAEIRILRPLAGGGGVASVHLVEVAGRLLVLKQNRRRDIAGERLFHEALGVAGLPRLHIEDHAELGPEAVLLEYVDGSPTIGGSPSLQACRLWGDAVGKLHHLPSAGFLTLTDDGALLESSWRDFTKALIHQALQCSRRSDLEPSLITEAERRLALLLQFEPESFVLAHGDLHLNNALIRNGDLVLFDKASEIWSAPAVFDLALIYSEAFFAGRYGVVREDDAARLRAFHEGYGELSPDQAGWLDHFVLLRSLRRYPSPFVPQLGQVIETALERLRR; the protein is encoded by the coding sequence GTGAGCGCGCCTGCGGAAATCCGGATCTTGCGGCCTTTGGCGGGCGGCGGCGGCGTCGCCTCCGTACATCTCGTGGAGGTCGCTGGTCGGTTGCTCGTCCTCAAGCAGAATCGGCGCCGCGATATCGCTGGCGAGCGCCTCTTTCACGAGGCGCTGGGCGTGGCCGGCCTGCCGCGCCTGCACATCGAGGATCACGCCGAACTCGGTCCGGAGGCGGTGCTTCTCGAGTATGTCGATGGCTCGCCGACGATCGGCGGCTCGCCGTCGCTTCAAGCCTGCAGGCTGTGGGGCGACGCGGTCGGCAAGCTTCATCACCTGCCGTCAGCCGGCTTCCTGACGCTGACCGACGACGGGGCGTTGCTGGAGTCCAGTTGGCGAGACTTCACCAAAGCCTTGATCCACCAGGCGCTCCAATGCAGCCGTAGGTCGGACTTGGAGCCGTCTCTTATCACCGAGGCCGAACGACGCTTGGCGTTGCTCCTTCAGTTCGAGCCGGAAAGCTTCGTCTTGGCGCACGGCGATCTCCATCTCAACAACGCGCTCATCAGGAACGGCGATCTGGTTCTTTTCGACAAGGCCAGCGAAATCTGGAGCGCGCCGGCGGTTTTCGATCTCGCGCTGATCTATTCCGAAGCGTTCTTCGCGGGCCGATATGGTGTTGTCCGGGAAGACGACGCCGCGCGCCTGAGGGCCTTTCACGAGGGTTATGGGGAACTGTCGCCCGATCAGGCGGGCTGGCTCGACCACTTTGTTCTTCTCAGGTCGCTGCGGCGATATCCAAGCCCTTTCGTTCCGCAGTTGGGCCAAGTCATAGAGACTGCGCTGGAGCGCCTGCGCAGGTGA
- a CDS encoding phytanoyl-CoA dioxygenase family protein — translation MLPERPWFETEAYEDYIVRSGFDTETAAFIRDMAEHGYAVVDLGDEARELCDRAIADTRRYFKRPGISRVQDAWYRSRAVRKLASSSRIRELLRAAYGRDPFPFQTLNFEAGSQQPLHADTIHFSSVPERFMCGVWIALEDVEEGAGPLVYHPGSHKLPIMTMREAGVNTALPAVEDYERAFVPRFAERIAAAGLPARHALIKKGWAFVWAANLAHGGSAITKPGSTRRSLVVHCYFEDCLYYTPMTSDETAGRYDLRVPANVRTGLWTWPRLNGRPAQMRAKRVFGGVIRDVLRIPFAN, via the coding sequence ATGCTTCCGGAGCGTCCCTGGTTCGAAACCGAGGCCTATGAGGATTACATCGTCCGATCGGGCTTCGACACCGAAACGGCGGCCTTCATCCGGGACATGGCCGAGCATGGCTATGCAGTGGTCGATCTGGGCGACGAGGCCCGCGAGCTCTGCGACCGGGCGATCGCAGACACCCGACGCTATTTCAAGCGCCCCGGGATCAGCCGGGTGCAGGACGCCTGGTACCGTTCCCGCGCCGTCCGCAAGCTGGCCTCTTCATCGCGCATCCGCGAGTTGCTGCGCGCCGCCTATGGCCGCGACCCGTTCCCATTCCAGACGCTGAACTTCGAGGCCGGCAGTCAGCAGCCGCTGCACGCCGACACTATCCACTTCAGCAGTGTGCCCGAGCGCTTCATGTGCGGGGTGTGGATCGCGCTGGAGGACGTGGAGGAGGGGGCCGGCCCGCTGGTCTATCATCCCGGTTCGCACAAGCTGCCGATCATGACCATGCGGGAGGCCGGGGTGAACACCGCCTTGCCCGCGGTCGAAGACTACGAGCGGGCCTTCGTGCCGCGCTTCGCCGAGCGCATCGCGGCCGCCGGCCTGCCGGCCCGCCATGCGCTGATCAAGAAGGGCTGGGCCTTCGTCTGGGCCGCCAACCTCGCCCATGGCGGATCGGCCATCACCAAGCCCGGCTCCACACGCCGGTCCCTGGTGGTCCACTGCTACTTCGAGGACTGCCTCTACTATACGCCGATGACCTCGGACGAGACCGCCGGACGCTACGACCTGCGTGTCCCGGCCAACGTCCGCACCGGCCTCTGGACCTGGCCAAGGCTCAACGGCCGCCCGGCCCAGATGCGCGCCAAGCGCGTCTTCGGCGGCGTCATCCGCGACGTCCTGCGCATTCCCTTCGCGAATTAG
- a CDS encoding HIT family protein, with translation MSLDGTYDDGNIFAKILRGEAPAAKVFEDGDIYAFMDVFPQAKGHTLVIPKHTHARNLLEVEPEVLGPLMLGVQRVTRAVRAALNPDGIVVTQFNGAPAGQTIYHLHFHIIPRWEGVALGRHAGGGMADPAELKVLAEQIAAKIA, from the coding sequence ATGAGCCTGGACGGGACCTACGACGACGGCAACATCTTCGCGAAGATCCTCCGTGGCGAGGCGCCTGCGGCCAAGGTGTTCGAGGACGGCGATATCTACGCCTTCATGGATGTTTTTCCGCAGGCCAAGGGCCACACCCTGGTGATCCCCAAGCACACCCACGCCCGCAACCTGCTGGAGGTGGAGCCGGAGGTGCTGGGCCCGCTGATGCTGGGCGTCCAGCGCGTGACCCGCGCAGTTCGCGCCGCCCTCAATCCGGACGGCATCGTCGTGACTCAGTTCAACGGCGCGCCGGCTGGGCAGACGATCTATCACCTGCACTTCCACATCATCCCGCGCTGGGAAGGCGTCGCGCTCGGCCGTCACGCCGGCGGCGGCATGGCCGATCCGGCCGAGCTGAAGGTCCTGGCGGAACAGATCGCCGCGAAGATCGCGTGA
- a CDS encoding SDR family NAD(P)-dependent oxidoreductase, translated as MGLLDGKVVLVTGGGRGIGRDVAILSAQQGAKVVVNDLGGGIHGEGADKSPAQEVVDTIKSAGGEAVANFDSVADLSAVNRMIQQAVDTFGGLHVISNPAGFLRDRMIHNMTEEEWDGIIEVHLRGHFNVVRASIGLFRNQQEGNYVMWSSTSGLIGNVGQTNYGAAKMGVAGLSRIVALEGARNNVRSNTIAPGAATRLTDSIPTTDPERIARREAMRAINSPERPAQLAVALSAPASAPLSGQVFGAGGYNLSIFQQPRPIETFSREGGWDADTIIREFLPRIEKHITPLNDTAISGGGKAPTPVNG; from the coding sequence ATGGGACTTCTGGATGGCAAGGTGGTGCTGGTCACCGGGGGCGGGCGCGGCATCGGTCGCGACGTAGCGATCCTGTCGGCGCAGCAGGGCGCCAAGGTGGTGGTCAACGACCTCGGCGGCGGCATCCATGGCGAAGGCGCGGACAAGTCTCCGGCCCAGGAAGTGGTCGACACCATCAAGTCCGCGGGCGGCGAGGCGGTGGCCAATTTCGACAGCGTCGCCGATCTTTCCGCCGTGAACCGCATGATCCAGCAGGCGGTCGACACTTTCGGCGGACTGCACGTCATCAGCAATCCGGCTGGCTTCCTGCGCGACCGCATGATCCACAACATGACCGAGGAAGAGTGGGACGGGATCATCGAGGTGCATCTGCGTGGGCACTTCAACGTGGTCCGGGCCTCCATCGGCCTGTTCCGCAACCAGCAGGAGGGCAACTATGTGATGTGGTCCTCCACGTCCGGCCTGATCGGCAATGTCGGCCAGACCAATTACGGCGCTGCGAAGATGGGCGTCGCGGGCCTCTCGCGGATCGTCGCCCTGGAGGGCGCGCGCAACAATGTCCGCTCCAACACCATCGCGCCCGGCGCGGCCACTCGCCTGACCGATTCCATCCCCACCACCGATCCTGAGCGCATCGCCCGGCGCGAGGCCATGCGGGCGATCAACAGCCCCGAGCGCCCGGCTCAGCTCGCCGTCGCCCTCTCTGCGCCGGCCAGCGCGCCGCTGTCGGGCCAGGTGTTCGGCGCCGGCGGCTACAACCTCTCGATCTTCCAGCAGCCGCGGCCGATCGAGACCTTCAGCCGTGAAGGCGGGTGGGACGCCGACACCATCATCCGCGAGTTCCTGCCGAGGATCGAAAAGCACATCACGCCGCTGAACGACACCGCCATCAGCGGCGGCGGCAAGGCGCCCACGCCGGTCAACGGCTAA
- a CDS encoding acyl-CoA synthetase — protein MYLADHARLTPDKPAIISADTGQAVTFAELNERSNRFAQFLYAQGLRRGDHIAVLMENNLSFMEPIWAAFRSGLYVTTINRYLPPDEAAYIANDCGAKALVTSYAKRETAEGLIDLIPNCPIRLMAGGTIPGWASYEDAVASGSPEPLAQEWMGDSMLYSSGTTGRPKGILRPLPDITPAEGFENRQMANRYGLTAESVYLSPAPLYHAAPLAYVLSVQSFGGTVVMMERFDPEQALQLIEKYRVTHSQWVPTMFVRMLKLPPEVRARYDLSSHQVAIHAAAPCPVEVKRQMIEWWGPILYEYYAGTEGSGSTFITSEDWLEHPGSVGRASVGVLHICDEDGNELPVGETGLVYFEREAPTFEYHNDPAKTASARHPKHPNWNALGDVGYLDKDGYLYLTDRKAFMIISGGVNIYPQAIEDALVTHPKVADVAVFGVPDPEMGEAVKAVIEPAPGQIPTDELAAELMTYARERLARYMAPRSIDFIEEMPRLPTGKLYKRVLRDAYWQDRKI, from the coding sequence ATGTATCTCGCCGATCACGCGCGCCTGACGCCCGACAAGCCGGCCATCATTTCGGCCGACACCGGCCAGGCGGTGACCTTCGCCGAATTGAACGAACGGTCGAACCGCTTTGCGCAGTTCCTCTACGCACAGGGCCTTCGGCGGGGCGACCACATCGCCGTGCTGATGGAGAACAACCTCTCGTTCATGGAGCCGATCTGGGCGGCTTTCCGCTCGGGCCTCTATGTCACGACGATCAACCGCTACCTGCCGCCGGACGAGGCCGCTTACATCGCCAACGACTGCGGAGCGAAGGCGCTGGTCACCTCCTACGCCAAGCGCGAGACGGCCGAGGGGCTCATCGACCTGATCCCCAATTGCCCGATCCGCCTGATGGCCGGCGGGACCATTCCCGGTTGGGCATCCTACGAGGACGCCGTGGCTTCCGGCTCGCCCGAGCCGCTGGCGCAGGAGTGGATGGGCGATTCCATGCTCTACTCATCCGGCACCACAGGGCGGCCCAAGGGCATCCTGCGGCCCCTGCCCGACATCACTCCGGCCGAGGGGTTCGAGAACCGCCAGATGGCCAACCGCTATGGCCTGACCGCGGAGTCCGTCTACCTGTCGCCGGCGCCGCTCTATCACGCCGCGCCGCTGGCCTATGTGCTGTCAGTGCAGTCCTTCGGCGGGACAGTGGTGATGATGGAGCGCTTCGATCCCGAACAGGCGCTGCAACTCATCGAGAAGTACCGCGTCACCCACAGCCAGTGGGTGCCGACCATGTTCGTCCGGATGTTGAAGCTGCCGCCGGAGGTCCGCGCCCGCTACGACCTCTCCAGCCACCAAGTCGCCATCCACGCCGCCGCGCCCTGCCCGGTGGAGGTCAAGCGGCAGATGATCGAGTGGTGGGGGCCGATCCTCTACGAGTACTACGCCGGGACCGAGGGCTCGGGCTCCACCTTCATCACCAGCGAGGACTGGCTGGAGCATCCCGGCTCGGTCGGCCGCGCCTCCGTGGGCGTCCTGCACATCTGCGACGAGGACGGGAACGAGCTGCCGGTGGGCGAGACGGGCCTGGTCTATTTCGAGCGCGAGGCGCCGACCTTCGAGTATCACAACGACCCGGCCAAGACCGCGTCGGCCCGGCACCCCAAGCACCCCAACTGGAACGCCCTGGGCGACGTCGGCTACCTCGACAAGGACGGTTATCTCTACCTCACCGACCGCAAGGCCTTCATGATCATCTCCGGCGGGGTGAATATCTATCCGCAGGCCATCGAGGACGCGCTGGTCACCCACCCGAAGGTCGCCGACGTGGCGGTATTCGGGGTTCCGGACCCGGAAATGGGCGAAGCGGTGAAAGCGGTGATCGAGCCCGCTCCGGGCCAGATCCCCACCGACGAACTGGCCGCGGAACTGATGACCTACGCCCGCGAACGGCTGGCGCGCTACATGGCGCCGCGCTCCATCGACTTCATCGAGGAGATGCCGCGGCTGCCGACCGGCAAGCTCTACAAGCGCGTGCTGCGCGACGCCTACTGGCAGGACCGGAAGATCTAG
- a CDS encoding GNAT family N-acetyltransferase, translating into MKLKAAVQINRRISEIGHEAWDGCAGNPDYCANPFMSFDFLDIAEEAGCAVEKAGWGPQHLSVEDEQGAVAAVMPLYLKSHSQGEYVFDHAWADAYERAGGQYYPKLISAAPFTPATGPRLLARPDVDREEAWRILLGGSLAVCERYEASSLHVNFPTEAEWTWMGQQGLSLRQGQQYHWENRGYSSFDDFLGDLSSGRRKTIRRERRDAQSQVEIFALTGSEITEDHWDAFFAFYMDTGSRKWGRPYLNRLFFSLLGERMADRVLLVMARRNGRWIAGALNLIGADCLYGRNWGCIEDVPFLHFELCYYQAIEWAIGKGLARVEAGAQGQHKIARGYLPSPVYSAHFIADPRLRGPVEDFVQRERAAVEGEMEWLAEEYSPFRQEG; encoded by the coding sequence GTGAAGCTGAAGGCGGCGGTCCAGATCAACCGCCGGATCTCCGAGATCGGGCATGAGGCGTGGGACGGTTGCGCCGGCAATCCCGACTACTGCGCCAATCCCTTCATGTCCTTCGACTTCCTGGACATCGCCGAGGAAGCCGGCTGTGCGGTCGAGAAGGCCGGTTGGGGGCCCCAGCACCTGTCGGTCGAGGACGAGCAGGGAGCGGTGGCGGCGGTCATGCCGCTCTATCTGAAGTCCCACAGCCAGGGCGAATACGTCTTCGACCACGCCTGGGCCGACGCCTATGAGCGCGCTGGCGGCCAGTATTATCCCAAGCTGATCTCGGCCGCGCCCTTCACCCCCGCCACGGGGCCGCGCCTGCTCGCGCGGCCAGACGTCGATCGCGAGGAGGCCTGGCGCATCCTGCTCGGCGGTTCGCTCGCGGTCTGCGAGCGCTATGAGGCCTCGTCCCTGCACGTCAATTTTCCCACCGAGGCCGAATGGACCTGGATGGGCCAGCAGGGGCTCTCCCTACGCCAGGGCCAGCAGTACCACTGGGAGAACCGTGGCTATTCCAGCTTCGACGACTTCCTCGGCGACCTGTCGTCAGGGCGGCGCAAGACCATCCGCCGGGAGCGCCGCGATGCGCAGAGCCAGGTCGAGATATTCGCCCTGACCGGTTCGGAGATCACCGAGGACCACTGGGACGCCTTCTTCGCCTTCTACATGGACACCGGGTCGCGCAAGTGGGGGCGGCCCTATCTCAACCGCCTGTTCTTCTCGCTGCTGGGCGAGCGGATGGCCGATCGGGTGCTGCTGGTCATGGCCCGCCGCAACGGTCGCTGGATCGCCGGCGCGCTCAACCTGATCGGCGCGGACTGCCTCTATGGCCGCAACTGGGGCTGTATCGAGGACGTGCCATTCCTCCACTTCGAGCTCTGCTATTACCAGGCCATCGAGTGGGCGATCGGGAAGGGCCTCGCCCGCGTCGAGGCCGGCGCCCAGGGCCAGCACAAGATCGCCCGCGGCTACCTGCCCAGCCCCGTCTACTCCGCCCACTTCATCGCCGATCCCCGACTGCGTGGCCCGGTCGAGGACTTCGTCCAGCGGGAGCGCGCCGCCGTCGAAGGCGAGATGGAGTGGCTGGCGGAGGAGTATTCGCCCTTCCGCCAAGAAGGCTGA
- a CDS encoding glycerophosphodiester phosphodiesterase family protein, which translates to MTNSFGEAWDLLFHPPVAHRGLWTKGGAPENSLAAFQAACDAGYGIELDVQLSADGEAMVFHDDDLARMTGVAGKLRDRTAAELAELRLAGTDEPIPTLRETLTLIGRRAMTHVELKTPYGEVGPLEQRTHEVLIDHAGPVCVIGFNPYSHAWFADRYPGVLRGLDSYDYKRAPHMTETQRQSFARLEHVAIAKPHFLALHAEMLPDERAAKYREEGMPIIAWTIRDPAQWEAVRPHCDNLIFEGFAA; encoded by the coding sequence GTGACCAATTCCTTCGGCGAGGCTTGGGACCTTTTGTTCCACCCGCCGGTGGCCCATCGCGGGCTGTGGACCAAGGGCGGCGCGCCGGAGAACTCGCTGGCCGCCTTCCAGGCCGCCTGCGACGCAGGTTACGGCATTGAGCTCGATGTCCAGCTCTCGGCGGACGGGGAGGCGATGGTCTTCCACGACGACGACCTTGCCCGCATGACCGGCGTGGCGGGCAAGCTTCGCGACCGCACCGCCGCCGAGCTCGCCGAGCTGCGGTTGGCCGGAACCGACGAACCGATCCCGACCTTGCGCGAGACCCTGACGCTCATCGGCCGCCGGGCGATGACCCATGTGGAGCTCAAGACCCCCTATGGCGAGGTCGGCCCGCTGGAGCAGCGGACCCACGAAGTCCTCATCGACCATGCCGGCCCGGTCTGCGTGATCGGCTTCAATCCCTATTCCCACGCGTGGTTCGCCGACCGCTATCCCGGCGTGCTGCGTGGCCTGGACAGCTACGACTACAAGCGCGCGCCGCACATGACCGAGACCCAGCGGCAGTCCTTCGCTCGTCTGGAGCACGTGGCCATCGCCAAGCCGCATTTCCTGGCTCTCCATGCCGAGATGCTGCCCGATGAGCGGGCCGCCAAGTATCGGGAGGAGGGGATGCCGATCATCGCCTGGACCATTCGCGATCCGGCCCAGTGGGAAGCGGTCCGGCCTCATTGCGACAACCTGATCTTCGAGGGTTTCGCGGCGTGA
- a CDS encoding RidA family protein, with product MSQVEERLAALGITLPQPNPPVANYVPFVRSGDLVHISGQVSVDANGGIRGVVGEDVDLEAARAAARLCGINLLAQMKAACEGDLSRVVHVVKLSGFVQAGPNFFDIPQVVNGASDLMVAVLEDAGKHARSAVGVYRLPLNFAVEVDAVVQVR from the coding sequence ATGTCTCAGGTCGAAGAACGTCTCGCTGCGCTCGGCATCACCCTGCCGCAGCCCAATCCGCCGGTCGCCAATTACGTGCCCTTCGTTCGGTCGGGCGACCTGGTCCACATTTCGGGTCAGGTCTCGGTGGACGCCAATGGCGGGATTCGCGGCGTGGTCGGCGAGGACGTCGACCTGGAGGCCGCGAGGGCCGCCGCGCGGCTCTGCGGAATCAACCTTCTGGCCCAGATGAAGGCCGCCTGCGAGGGCGACCTCTCCCGCGTCGTTCACGTGGTGAAGCTGAGCGGCTTCGTCCAGGCCGGCCCGAACTTCTTCGACATTCCCCAGGTCGTGAACGGAGCCTCCGACCTCATGGTCGCGGTCCTCGAGGACGCCGGCAAGCACGCCCGCTCGGCGGTCGGGGTCTACCGCCTGCCGCTGAACTTCGCGGTCGAGGTCGACGCCGTGGTGCAGGTTCGGTGA
- a CDS encoding phasin family protein, whose product MAAETVKSTVEQFTTAGNVAFKDAIEKSLAQLNEFNAHSKKNLEAMVASVTASTKGVEALSAQAMAYSKKAMEDQVAAAKSLSGVKSFQEAVELQSAYAKSALDAYIAEVSKMSDIVTASMKDSVKPLNERVTAAVERLQAAR is encoded by the coding sequence ATGGCCGCTGAGACCGTCAAGTCCACCGTCGAGCAGTTCACGACCGCCGGTAACGTCGCCTTCAAGGACGCCATCGAAAAGTCGCTGGCGCAACTCAACGAGTTCAACGCCCACTCCAAGAAGAACCTGGAAGCCATGGTCGCTTCGGTGACCGCTTCCACCAAGGGCGTCGAAGCCCTGAGCGCCCAGGCCATGGCCTATTCGAAGAAGGCTATGGAAGACCAGGTCGCCGCGGCCAAGTCGCTGTCCGGCGTGAAGTCCTTCCAGGAAGCCGTCGAGCTTCAGAGCGCCTACGCCAAGTCCGCGCTGGACGCTTACATCGCCGAAGTCTCGAAGATGTCGGACATCGTGACCGCCTCGATGAAGGACTCGGTCAAGCCGCTCAACGAACGCGTCACCGCCGCTGTCGAGCGCCTGCAGGCCGCGCGCTGA
- a CDS encoding D-alanyl-D-alanine carboxypeptidase, with amino-acid sequence MFERARRLFVSLLIAGATTLAPVVTTTAQARVPYLQTPANQPKYAALVVDAKTGEVLYAKRADSPRYPASLTKVMTLYLAFEALQAGRLHPNDLVPISPHAAAQAPSKLGLRPGDSLTVDQAMQALAVKSANDIAVALGEKLGGTEARFAAMMTLRAQELGMRNTRFVNASGLPDSRQISTARDIAILSRAVMRDYPQYYDLFSQRSFTFRGQTMRNHNGLLGRMDGVDGLKTGFTNASGFNIAVSAVRGNRRLITVVLGAPSTAIRNNNAEDLILTGFDVMARRERGEKITVAQNLFEPTPSGPVVRGSTEQGDGDQDGLKIVLASAPPPAAASRTKIVESSKTSLGKGKWVVQVGAFKSKSDAKEQITFVTKRFSKHFRVKDGQVSGKSGSYRARFSGYSEVSAKNACQALKAKRLACMVVKPA; translated from the coding sequence ATGTTCGAGCGCGCCCGCCGCCTGTTTGTGTCCCTGCTGATCGCTGGTGCGACGACCCTCGCCCCGGTGGTCACCACGACCGCTCAGGCTCGAGTTCCCTATCTGCAAACGCCTGCCAACCAGCCGAAATACGCCGCGCTGGTTGTCGATGCGAAAACCGGCGAAGTGCTGTACGCCAAACGCGCGGACAGCCCGAGGTATCCTGCGTCGCTGACGAAAGTGATGACGCTGTACCTGGCTTTCGAGGCGCTTCAGGCGGGGCGGCTGCATCCGAACGATCTGGTGCCTATCTCGCCCCACGCCGCCGCGCAGGCGCCCAGCAAGCTCGGCCTGCGCCCCGGCGACAGCTTGACCGTCGATCAGGCCATGCAGGCCCTGGCGGTGAAGTCGGCCAACGACATCGCCGTGGCGCTGGGCGAAAAGCTGGGCGGCACCGAAGCCCGCTTCGCCGCGATGATGACCCTGCGCGCCCAGGAACTGGGTATGCGCAACACCCGCTTCGTCAACGCGTCCGGCCTGCCCGACAGCCGTCAGATCTCGACGGCGCGCGACATCGCCATCCTTTCGCGCGCCGTGATGCGCGACTATCCGCAGTATTATGACCTGTTCAGCCAGCGGTCGTTCACCTTCCGCGGCCAGACGATGCGCAACCACAATGGTCTGCTGGGCCGCATGGATGGCGTCGATGGGCTGAAGACCGGCTTCACCAACGCCTCCGGCTTCAACATCGCGGTCTCAGCCGTGCGGGGTAACCGCCGCCTGATCACCGTGGTGCTGGGCGCGCCGTCCACCGCCATCCGCAACAACAACGCCGAGGACCTGATCCTCACCGGCTTCGACGTGATGGCCCGTCGCGAGCGCGGCGAGAAGATCACCGTGGCGCAGAACCTGTTCGAGCCGACCCCTTCGGGTCCGGTCGTCCGCGGCTCCACCGAGCAGGGCGATGGCGACCAGGACGGACTGAAGATCGTGCTGGCCTCCGCCCCTCCGCCGGCCGCGGCGTCGCGGACCAAGATCGTCGAATCGTCGAAGACCTCCCTCGGCAAGGGCAAGTGGGTCGTCCAGGTCGGCGCCTTCAAGTCGAAGTCCGACGCCAAGGAACAGATCACCTTCGTCACCAAGCGCTTCAGCAAGCACTTCCGGGTCAAGGACGGCCAGGTCAGCGGCAAGTCGGGCTCCTATCGCGCCCGCTTCTCCGGCTACAGCGAAGTCTCGGCCAAGAACGCCTGCCAGGCCCTCAAGGCCAAGCGCCTGGCCTGCATGGTGGTGAAGCCGGCCTGA
- a CDS encoding J domain-containing protein: MIYLALGCAALLLYIWVSRGKFTLKRREWRFLAGALAIACFAAAAYVGVRGGWGKSIVLVVMGLWLAVSTRRTGPSPQQPSRTVSDAEARSILGVGPEASNDEIKAAYARLMRMAHPDKGGTSGLAAQLNAARDRLLRK, from the coding sequence ATGATTTATCTCGCCCTCGGCTGCGCGGCCCTGCTTCTCTATATCTGGGTAAGCCGAGGTAAGTTCACCCTCAAGCGCCGCGAGTGGCGCTTCCTGGCTGGAGCCCTGGCGATCGCCTGCTTCGCCGCGGCGGCCTATGTCGGCGTGCGGGGAGGGTGGGGTAAGTCCATCGTCCTGGTGGTGATGGGCCTGTGGCTGGCGGTTTCGACCCGCCGTACCGGACCGTCCCCGCAGCAGCCCTCACGCACCGTCAGCGATGCGGAAGCCCGCTCGATCCTGGGCGTCGGGCCGGAAGCTTCGAATGACGAGATCAAGGCCGCCTATGCGCGGCTGATGCGGATGGCCCACCCCGACAAGGGCGGAACCAGCGGCCTGGCGGCTCAGCTCAACGCCGCCAGGGACCGCCTACTGAGGAAGTAG
- a CDS encoding division plane positioning ATPase MipZ, translating to MSQAKVIVVGNEKGGAGKSTIAIHVATALLHGGARVATLDLDLRQQSMAHFFAHRRAWLDANGAVAPVPIEFLLGAELAKAPDAEAVAHFEDAFDRACDQADFVLIDTPGSDTAVGRAAHGAADLVVTPMNDSFVDFDMLGVVDPVSLDLKRPSLYSETVWNSRKARAVASGKSIDWVVLRNRLAPTEARNRKRLDERVQALSRRVGFRVGPGLRDRVIYRELFPFGLTIADLSPAIRPVAMSLQHVAARQELRALMGSLGISGLDGEERLAAQ from the coding sequence ATGTCGCAAGCCAAGGTGATCGTCGTCGGTAATGAAAAGGGCGGGGCGGGCAAGTCCACGATCGCCATTCACGTGGCTACGGCCCTGCTGCACGGCGGCGCGCGCGTCGCGACTCTGGATCTAGACCTGCGCCAGCAGAGCATGGCCCACTTCTTCGCTCACCGCCGCGCTTGGCTGGACGCCAACGGCGCGGTCGCGCCGGTCCCGATCGAGTTCCTGCTCGGCGCGGAACTGGCCAAGGCGCCTGACGCCGAAGCCGTGGCCCACTTCGAGGACGCCTTCGATCGCGCCTGCGATCAGGCGGATTTCGTGCTGATCGATACGCCCGGCAGCGACACCGCCGTCGGCCGGGCGGCGCACGGGGCGGCAGACCTCGTCGTCACCCCGATGAACGACAGCTTCGTCGACTTCGATATGCTGGGCGTGGTCGATCCCGTCAGCCTCGATCTGAAACGGCCCAGCCTCTATTCTGAGACCGTCTGGAACAGCCGCAAGGCCCGCGCCGTCGCATCCGGCAAGTCGATCGACTGGGTGGTTCTGCGCAACCGCCTGGCCCCCACCGAGGCCCGCAACCGCAAGCGCCTGGACGAGCGGGTCCAGGCGCTGTCGCGCCGCGTCGGCTTCCGCGTCGGGCCTGGCCTGCGCGACCGGGTGATCTATCGCGAGCTCTTCCCCTTCGGCCTGACCATCGCCGACCTGTCGCCGGCGATCCGTCCGGTGGCGATGTCGCTGCAGCACGTGGCCGCGCGCCAGGAGCTTCGCGCCCTGATGGGTTCGCTCGGAATCTCCGGACTGGATGGCGAAGAGCGGCTCGCCGCGCAATAA